A stretch of the Pan troglodytes isolate AG18354 chromosome 20, NHGRI_mPanTro3-v2.0_pri, whole genome shotgun sequence genome encodes the following:
- the LOC100615970 gene encoding olfactory receptor 7D4-like translates to MYLITVFGNLLIILVIILCSHLHTPMYFFLSNLSFVDICFASTRVPKMLVNIQAQSKVITYAGCITQMYFFIHFVGLDSFLLTVMAYDRFVAICHPLYYTVIMNPQLCGLLVLVSWLSLVSLFYCTSLGVYLSSAASHNSHSGAIASVMYTVVTPMLNPFIYSLRNKDIKRAPKNSLGGKLEKGQLS, encoded by the exons ATGTACCTCATCACTGTATTTGGAAACTTGCTTATCATCCTGGTTATCATTTTATGCTCCCAtctccacacccccatgtacttcttTCTCTCCAACCTGTCCTTTGTAGACATCTGTTTTGCCTCCACCAGGGTCCCAAAGATGCTGGTGAATATCCAGGCACAGAGCAAAGTCATCACCTATGCAGGCTGCATCACCCAGATGTACTTTTTCATACATTTTGTAGGATTGGACAGCTTCCTCCTGACTGTGATGGCCTATGACCGGTTTGTGGCCATCTGTCACCCCCTGTACTACACGGTCATCATGAACCCTCAACTCTGTGGATTGCTGGTTCTGGTATCCTGG CTCTCACTTGTCTCCTTGTTTTACTGTACAAGCCTAGGAGTGTACCTTAGCTCGGCTGCATCCCACAACTCACACTCAGGTGCAATAGCCTCAGTGATGTACACTGTGGTCACCCCCATGCTGAACCCCTTCATCTACAGCCTGAGGAATAAGGACATAAAGAGGGCTCCGAAGAATTCTTTGGGAGGGAAACTAGAAAAGGGCCAGTTGTCCTAG